ACAATTTCACCTAAATGGCGTCCGCCCATCAATATTTCTAACGTCTGCATCCCGGAGAGTGTCTTCCAGTCTAAGGCTTCTGGTTCATGGGCTGTCACTACGGCAAAACCTCGACTCATCACCGGATCTGTCAGCGGAATTCCTGCGAGTAAAGGTGCTGCTAAAGCCGAGGAAATTCCCGGCACAATTTCAAATGGACACCGGGAGGCAATTAATGCTTGAATTTCGGAACTACAGCGCCCAAAAATGAACGGATCGCCTGACTTTAGCCGCACAACGGCTTTACCTTCTTGACATTTTTCCACCAGCAGTTGGTTAATTTCTGCTTGCGGTGTGCTGGGTTTTCCTCCCCGCTTGCCCATATCCAGCTTCTGGCAATCATCTGGCACCAGTTGCAACAGTTGCTCATCAATCAGTGCATCGTAAACTAAAACTTCTGCCTCACAGAGCAGTTGTTGCGCTTGCACTGTGAGGTAAGCAACATTTCCTGGCCCCGCGCCTACAAGATATACTTTGCCGATATGCTCAGTCATATCAATTTTAGATTTTGAATTTTGGATTTAAGCCGGACGACTAAAGTCAAGGGCTATACAGACAAAGCCTGCACAACGCAAGGCTAATATAAAGCCGGCTCTCATCAGGCTTGGTTTGTGTAGCCTCATCCTTCAGGGTGTGGGCGTGTTTAATTTAATTTCCTCGATTAACTCTTCGAGCTGTTTTTGCTCCGGGGACGGTGCTTTATATAATTCTCTAGCTTTTTGCAGATTTGCGATCGCTTCTTCTAACTTATTTTGCTTCATCAAAGCGTCTCCCAACCTCAAATAAGCATCTATATTTTTGGGCGATCTCTCCGTCAGTTCCCGAAACACAGGCGTAGCCTCATCGAGTTTGTTTTGCGCCATCAGCGAATTCCCCAAAAACAACCGAGCCATATCATTAGTACGGTGTCGTTCAATCACCCTGCGAAAATTTGCTTCTGCACTTGCATAATCTTTTTGTTTATAAAGATTTACTCCTTTTTCAAAGATATTTGAAGTAGTAATTGTCTCCAAGATAAAATAACCGAGTCCGGTTAGAACAATACCAACTACAGCCGCAGCTACAAAATAAATTGTTTGAGATGTTTCGCCCATTTTTTCCTCATTTTATACTTTGAATTGTAAGATTGTAATTAAACAAATCTGGATGGGTGAATAGCACTTAACTTTTGCCTTGCGTTACCTCCCGGAACTAAAGTTCCGGCTGAAAGCTCAAGTCCGTTTCAACAGGCTCAAATGTTTGTTTGGTATTGATTTTAACCCGTTTTTACGGGTTTAAGCTATGAGCCGGAAATTTATTTCACGGCTCATCTGTATGTATGCTGGCTTTCGCTACACGACCTAAAAAGCGTTGTGTAACGCACCATTATCAGACAGTGTTTTTCTTACGCCAAAAGACAGGCTGCGGGAAAAATTAGATATTCCAAGAAAAACAGTTTCCAGATAAATTGATAGAAGGATGCGATCGCTACCTTATCTTGTAAATCAACCCTTGTGCTACGCCACCACAGCAACGCTAGCGCTAATAAATGAGTAATCACTACAAAGGTGGCATTTAGCAAAGGAAGCTTCGCCACTCCCGCTAAAATCATCCCCGCGTAACATACAGTTATTACCCAGAGAGAGAGATTAAATACAGCAGCTTTACCCAACTGAATTGTAAAAGTGGTGATATTGTACTGCTTATCGCCTTCCATATCGGGAATGTCTTTAAAAATAGCGATCGCAAACGTAAACACCAATACAAACAAGGTTAGCGCCCAGACTGGTACGGGAATCACTTGCTCTTTTTGCAACACCCAATTGAAGTGTAAAAACAGCCCTAAATTAACAATTACCCCCCGCACAGTGAAAATACACAACGCTGCCCAAAATGGAAACCGCTTTAATCGAATTGGCGGTAAAGAATAAGCTGTGCCAATTGCTAAACTAATGCCCACAGTCAAAAGTAAATATTGCCCCAGCAGCAGCGAAGAAAGCAACGCTACAGTACCGCTAATAGCGATAATTATTACAGCTTGTCGCCGGGAAAATTCACCTGCTGCGATGGGCAAATGGGGTTTGTTAATTTTGTCAATTTCCACATCTTCCAGCTGATTTAACCCCACAATGTAAATATTGCCCCCCAAACAAGCAATCCAACTTCCCAACAGTTGCACCACACTATCGCCGATGACGCTAGTGGAGCTGAGAGCGATCGCCATCAAGTATAATGCCACCACACTTAAGCTAGTGCCAATGATCGTATGGGGTCGCGAAAACTTCCAAAAGGCATACAGCCAGGGAACACGTTGCTGAACTGGATGGGACTGAGAAGGATTAATTTGGGGATCGGAAGACTTTTGAGGAGATATCACAGAGAGTAAGTGCCTGAATAAATGCTCAGGCTTGATTTTAAGCAATTTTTGCTACCAAAGTTATTACTTATCCAATCTGCAACTTTCAAAAAGCTCCTTATTCAGAACGTAGGTTGAACCCTTGGAACCTCACTTAACAAATGCTTATGCGTGTTGGGTTTCGTCCTTCAACCCTACCTACAGTTAGGGCATGAGAATGCCTATCGGTGTCAATTTCAGCCCTAGCGACTGGAAGTCGCGGCTAAACAAACTCAGTCCGCCTACCCTTTGGGAACGCTAAAGCGAACGCGGACTGATGAAATATCAAGGTTCTTTTAACCCGCGCAGGCGGGTTTTGTTTGTGTAGCTGCGGTTTCAACCGCCAAGCTAACGTTAAGTTGACACCAATGGGCGGGGACTAAGACTTGATTCTCCCCCCTTTTCTCTAGCGCAGCGGCGCGTTAGCGCGAGGGCTAGGGGTAATCAAATTAACTTTTGACACTTCTGGGACATCCTCTAAGAAGGGGGTTCAAGGGATGAACATACTTAACCTAACCGTATTGTTCAGACGCTAAAGCACATCACCTTTGCTAGCGCACAGCAACCCAAATCGAATCAAGCCTCGCTCATAACCCCGACTCATTAAGCCTAGAGAAAGCGCAGCCTGAATGGTTGTCCAACCGGAAAGCAGCAAACCCACAACGGCATCAAAATTAAAGGTAGAATCAATTACTACATCCCAGAAGGGGGCTACAGCTTTTGACCAGTCTGCCGTGCGAATATTTTGGAAAGAGAGATTACCAGCCATTTCTTCATATTCGGGCAGCGAAATCACATAAGGCAAAGCATACACCCGGTAAATTTCCGCCAAATGTTTCCGCTCATCATCTGTAAGTTGCCCATATTCTCCACCCAAAGGACGGTGACACCACGTTGCCATAATGAAAGTTCCGCCAGGCTTTAGTACCCGGTAGCATTCCTCCAAAAACTTCTTTTTATTCGGCATATGTTCCCCACTTTCCATCGACCATACCAAGTCAAAGGAGTTATCGGCAAAAGGCATATTTAAAGCATCTGCCACCTGGAAAGATGCCCTTTCACTCAGTCCCGCCGCCGCTGCGCGTTCCTTTGCCCGGTTAGCCTGGACTGGGCTGAGAGTAATCCCAGTGGCAGTAGCGTTAAACTTTTGTGCCAGATATAGGGAACTGCCGCCAATTCCGCAACCAACATCAACAATGTGCTGGGCTTGTTGTACGCCAGCCCAGTTGAGTAATTGTTCTATCAGGTCAATCTGTGCCTGCCTTCGGTCTTTTTTTTGGGTGCCATCTGCGCCATAGTACCCGTGGTGCATATGTTCGCCCCAAATCTGTTCCCAAAGACCAGAGGAAGCGTCGTATAACTGCTGAATTTGCTGATATAGAGTCGATGTCATGAAATTGTCGCGAAAAGTGCGGATTAAAAATTAGCCTACCAGAACTCCGAAAGCAGTAAGCTCTTAAAAAGAGTTTTTTTCTCCCCCCTCAAATTCTTAGATTCAGCACTTAGCTGTTCTTCAGGTTAGCTTATGACTGTTTCTCGAACTATTTGCCTGGGTTTCCTAGCGGTAATTACGGTTGGCACGCTTTTACTGATGTTGCCGATTTCTATGAGTGATGGCAGCTGGAGCAATCCGCTAATAGCCCTATTTACGGCAACTTCTGCGGTTTGCGTGACTGGTTTATCTGTGGTTGATGTCGGGACTTTTTATTCATTCTGGGGGCAGCTGTTCCTAGTCTTGCTGGTGCAGGTGGGTGGCTTGGGCTATATGACAGCAACAACTTTGCTTTTGCTGCTGTTGGGGCGCAAGTTTGGATTGAGAGAGAAAATCGCTATTCAACAATCATTAGATCAGCCTGGATTGTCTGGTGTGGTGGAGTTGGTTCGCTCGATTATTGCCATGACGCTGATTATTGAAATTTCCGGCATTTTTTTACTGATGTTGGTGTTTGTGCCAGATTATGGGATGGAGCGTGGTCTTTGGCTATCAATTTTTCATAGCGTGAATTCTTTTAATAATGCAGGCTTCGGTCTTTTTCCAAATAATTTGATTCGGTATGTGCGATCGCCCTTGATAAACCTGATCGTCCCCATCTTGATTATTTTGGGAGGGATTGGCTACGAGGTAATTATGGAAGCGTATCTCTGGGTACGCGATCGCTACCATAGACGCCCAGAGAAAGTAGTATTTTCTCTTAATTTCAAAGTTGCCACCAGTACCACTCTCCTTTTACTGATCTTGGGAACCATTTTCTTCTTATTTGCGGAATTCAAGAATCCGCAAACCTTTGGACAACTAAGTTTCCCTCAGAAATTAATGGCTGCTTGGTTTCAATCTGTTACTCCGAGAACAGCCGGATTTAATACGATTGATATTGGTAAGATGACCGAGGCTGGTCTATTTATTACAATTGCCTTCATGTTTATCGGTACCAATCCCGGCGGTACAGGCGGCGGGATTAAAACTACTACCGTGAGAGTGTTGTTTAGCTGTACTAAAGCAGTTCTCCAAGGGAAGGAAGAAGTGCTGTGTTATCAGCGTCAAATACCGTTGGTGCTGATATTAAAGGCTGTTGGTGTCGCATTTGGTTCATTGATGGTGGTGATTGGTTCCACAACTTTAATTGCGCTGCACGATCCACAGTTTGAGTTTATCCAAATCCTGCTTGAAGTTGTTTCAGCATTTGCCACAGTTGGACTTTCTGCTGGCATCACAGCGACTCTTTCAGCGTTCGCTAAATTGGTAATAATTGCCACGATGTACATAGGTCGGGTTGG
This Funiculus sociatus GB2-C1 DNA region includes the following protein-coding sequences:
- a CDS encoding TrkH family potassium uptake protein; this encodes MTVSRTICLGFLAVITVGTLLLMLPISMSDGSWSNPLIALFTATSAVCVTGLSVVDVGTFYSFWGQLFLVLLVQVGGLGYMTATTLLLLLLGRKFGLREKIAIQQSLDQPGLSGVVELVRSIIAMTLIIEISGIFLLMLVFVPDYGMERGLWLSIFHSVNSFNNAGFGLFPNNLIRYVRSPLINLIVPILIILGGIGYEVIMEAYLWVRDRYHRRPEKVVFSLNFKVATSTTLLLLILGTIFFLFAEFKNPQTFGQLSFPQKLMAAWFQSVTPRTAGFNTIDIGKMTEAGLFITIAFMFIGTNPGGTGGGIKTTTVRVLFSCTKAVLQGKEEVLCYQRQIPLVLILKAVGVAFGSLMVVIGSTTLIALHDPQFEFIQILLEVVSAFATVGLSAGITATLSAFAKLVIIATMYIGRVGVLLLMSAILGDPSPSVIRYPEENLLVG
- a CDS encoding tetratricopeptide repeat protein, with translation MGETSQTIYFVAAAVVGIVLTGLGYFILETITTSNIFEKGVNLYKQKDYASAEANFRRVIERHRTNDMARLFLGNSLMAQNKLDEATPVFRELTERSPKNIDAYLRLGDALMKQNKLEEAIANLQKARELYKAPSPEQKQLEELIEEIKLNTPTP
- a CDS encoding homogentisate phytyltransferase — encoded protein: MNPSQSHPVQQRVPWLYAFWKFSRPHTIIGTSLSVVALYLMAIALSSTSVIGDSVVQLLGSWIACLGGNIYIVGLNQLEDVEIDKINKPHLPIAAGEFSRRQAVIIIAISGTVALLSSLLLGQYLLLTVGISLAIGTAYSLPPIRLKRFPFWAALCIFTVRGVIVNLGLFLHFNWVLQKEQVIPVPVWALTLFVLVFTFAIAIFKDIPDMEGDKQYNITTFTIQLGKAAVFNLSLWVITVCYAGMILAGVAKLPLLNATFVVITHLLALALLWWRSTRVDLQDKVAIASFYQFIWKLFFLEYLIFPAACLLA
- a CDS encoding methyltransferase domain-containing protein, yielding MTSTLYQQIQQLYDASSGLWEQIWGEHMHHGYYGADGTQKKDRRQAQIDLIEQLLNWAGVQQAQHIVDVGCGIGGSSLYLAQKFNATATGITLSPVQANRAKERAAAAGLSERASFQVADALNMPFADNSFDLVWSMESGEHMPNKKKFLEECYRVLKPGGTFIMATWCHRPLGGEYGQLTDDERKHLAEIYRVYALPYVISLPEYEEMAGNLSFQNIRTADWSKAVAPFWDVVIDSTFNFDAVVGLLLSGWTTIQAALSLGLMSRGYERGLIRFGLLCASKGDVL